In Octopus sinensis linkage group LG15, ASM634580v1, whole genome shotgun sequence, the genomic stretch GTTAGGATTGTTGTTAACCCAGAATGAGCAAGTCCAATTGAGAAAGACAGCTAGACTGGGTGGCATGTTCAACTACCGATTTAGAGACATCTCAGAATGGTAAAGGGTTGTGAGGATATTTGCTGACAGATGCAAACATACCTAGAATGGGATTCTCTAGCATGCAAATAACTCACAGAGTCTCCGTCACAGAATTCTTCCTTGGTGATAATACTTTCATTTGCTTTGACAGATTCTTCTTCAAAAAGTATGGTGTCTCCTGTTTTTGTAGACGTGTCCCCATCTTCAGAAGCAGCAGTGGTATTGTTTTCTGCCTGATCATCTTCGAGAGTCACAAACTTTACCCCGTCTACACATTCTTCATTATTAATCTGACCCTGTTCTCTAGAATCTTCCCCATCAGACAGATCCACGTCAGTATCCCCAGTTTCCTTTCCCTCAAACTTTGCTGCTACTTCCTCTTCATTTTCTGAAGACCCTACTTTGTCCGGTGTTTCCTTCTCGGAATCACTAGACTCTTTGGCTTTTTCATAATCTGAAGTTCTGCCAGTCTCTTCCTCTATCGTATTCTCACCCAGTACTCTATCTGGTGCTTCTTCTTCACTGTCTACCGAAGCTCTGTCAAATCTCTCTTCTCTAAGGTCTACCTCTCCTGTAGTGTCATTGACATCACTAAAAGACCCCTCTACAGTTCTATCATTAAAATTCTCACCAGACACTTCCATTTTGCAGTTATCTGCATCACTATCAGATTTATTGACTAAACACTCTTCTATAGAATTATTGTATCCCTCCACTGTATTCTCGTTTCCAGTTCTATCAATCTCCTCTACTATTTCGTCATTTGAAACATTACCAGACCTCTCCCCTATACTATCATCTATAGACCTATCAGACACCTCTACTACACTATCATCTTCGGCTCTATCAGATCCTACTACAGTTCTATCATGTAAGGCTCTATCAGATCCTTCTTCTACACAATCATCTTCACTTCTATCAGATCTATCATCGAAATGTTTGTTTTCAGTCAGGCTTCTGTTTACTGTCTCACATACTTCTGACTTCAAAATTGCCTCGTTTTCTCCCACTGGAAAACTTTTTTCTGCATCCTCTTCAAAATCCCCAGGCTTACTGCCATCTTCAGCTGTTTCTTTGCTATCTTCATCATTACTCATGATGGTTTCAGTATCAGCTAAGTTGACGTCTACTTCCTTCCCATCattattgtcgtctaaattaacATCCAGTTTTCTAACCGTCTCGGTGGCTTCAGATTGTTCGACAATTATTTGTTCTTCTTCAGCCTTATATCaacaaaaagattaaatataaatgagggaataaataaaaattatgttaaagtAAAATCTGATATTggaatacaaagaaaatattaaattcataaaatatcaaaattataaatctttggtaggttgttatatatatatatatatatatatattatataatatatatatgtataacagcaCAATAGTAACATACATGCAAAAAGAAGAAcaatgtgtgtgcaaatatatatgtatgtaagcgtgtatgtgtatatatattttgatatgtgtatgcatatacatgcgtctgcataaatgaataaatatatacatacaacataggaCATAACATGGACAGCAACGCAAACtgaaacacatatataacaacacattaaaacagaattacaccaacacacatacaaacaaatttacagtaaaacacacacagacagacagacagcactacatcaacaaacataaatacatatcacttttttctttttcttttttcagttaaCTCTGAAGCTAGATAAATGACACTGTCCATACCACATCCATGTGCGCTGACAGTAGCCTACCCCCATCACCTTACCCCGATCTCATCACATCAGCAGCTCCAGTATCCGTTAAGAAACTCATCCTTTCCATGACTAcacgcatgtgcgcacacacacacacacacacacagagttctgcCATCTTCACCCCAGTTAATGGAAATGTCAGAAGAAAGCTGGGACTGAGAATGTAAAAATACAGCAATAACATTGTCATTTCTGGAATTTTCGCAAACAATCATGGACGGAATGGATAAATCATGTTCTGAATGTTATTGTACGAGGGGTCTTGATCCTTGAAGATATGAAAATAGATTTGGATGGGGGGGAAATGGAGAGCAGGAGAGTGGAAAGAAGATGACTCTATattcaactaaataaataaaacattatacgTTGTTATAGTTTGAACTTCTGTATGAATTGTCTGTCTGAGGTTTTGTGAGTCAGAAAGGCAAAACTGACGAACTTACAAAGATATTAAAACACCCAGTGCAAGTttcctacaacaataacaatcttttcttttgtatatctTCTGCTTTATTAATGTGGAGATGTTTATGTTAGTGTTTGCTGAGAACTCTGAAAGAAATGCATCGGTCAATGATGCACTTAAATCACTtgggtcgtcatcatcatcatcattattttaattatttgttctcTATATTGGTGCGGGTTTGACTGATCTGCAGTACAATGTATTACAATTTATTCCAGTCATGAGGACAATAAACAGGATTGACTGCAGGGTAGTtaaaatatctgtctatctatctatcatctagctgtctgtgtctatctgtgtatgtgtgtgaaggagtAGGGATATGCTGAATGAAGAGCCATCGTTTCAGAGTGACCAATACACAACATACTCTGGGATGAAAAACAGATCTAATTCAAAACATGCTTCTGAAAGCTGAAGCTCAAGACAAAACCCAGAATGGATTTAATGTAAATGAGTTTTAAAGTCTTTGaagaagccttttttttttttttttttagttcttatgAAATAGTTAAAAAGTAGATGGGGTACTCATCACTTTTTAAAGGCTCTTTTGGGCCAATGAACAGTGATGTGATTAATGTACAGTCTGAACATATGTAAGAAAAAGGCATGAGAGAAAAATCCAGGAGGTTGCAGTTGCAAGGAGAAAGGATTGGAACAAAATGTTTTAGTGTAGGGATCTGTAGGTGAGACAAGAGGACAAGAagcatatctatcaatctatctaaatatatatatatatatataaatacatatatataaaagtagagagagcaagagagatgaGAGTATTTTGTGGGCCAGGATGGAGAAGAAGTTGATAATATAGGAGTGGTAAAAGTGGTAGAAAGGGAGGGAGGAAAAGAGGCAGAAAAGGATGGGAGGGGGGAGAGGAAACGTTGTGCCTGTGAGCTAGTGATTGCAGCTTGATGCTGAGTGAATCTTTGTCAATCAATAATGGCTTTATTTAATCAGGAAATAATGGAAAAAACAAATTTCGTGGTagtgaagcaacaacaacaacaacagcagcagcagcagcagcaacaatattaaCAGCAATAGCCGCTACCATTGAATACTGTTTGTAAATAGAATCATAATTTTTCTGGAGCTTGACAATAGATTCCTAGATTTAGTGTTTGGACAAGAAGTTGCTTCAGGAAAGCAAACCATAAAGAAACTGtgtcagagaagaaaaaaaaagtctgcAGTGAAGGAGATGAATGATGAGAATAACaaccctatcaccaccaccactatcaccaccaccaccaccaccaccatcatcaataatgGGTGACAGTTGTTAGATGATAATGAATAAATTTGTTGAGAAAATCTCAGCAACTCTCCAGATTATATTCCTGCCATTCTCCCCATAGTTGCTGTTCAGTGATTTCAAATTCAGAAATAATAACTTTGGAACAGTTGTTTACCGATTACAGTTTCCGGCTCCTCCGTATCTTCTCTTCCACCACACCAAAACACGATAGAGAAAAGTAAATCAGTTGAAATAACATTctcaatgttcttttttttatttcttttatcatgttttatttttgtgttaattttttttttttttttcactccctCTCTGGATTTTTCCTTATTTGAAGAATACAACTGAAAGCTTTATGGAACAAATTTGGATAGAATGGAACTATTATTTATTTTAGGTTCCGATTATTTCACcatttgtggaaaaaaaaaatgaaaaaggggaaaaaagaaacaaaaccttGATGgaaattgatatatttatgtgtgtgtatgtgaaaggaaATTGTTAGATGTGGAAAAactacaaatctatctatctatatatatatacatacatacatacatgagatcGAGAGagaggcacatatacacacgaaaacACAAACATGAGGAAAAGAGCAGGAGAAAGAGTATATTTGAGCATGGACCAGCTAAAGAAACTTTTCAAGAGAAAGAAGCTGTTCAAATTTTCAGCTTAAATTATATTGCaaataaatacacaacacacaaacttaaaatgtaattttcaaaatctataaatgatgaaaacaaataataatagtaataataatggtttcaaattttttcccaAGGGCAGCCACTTTGGAGGGGAGAgggataagtcagttacatcgaccccccagtgtttcactggtacttaatttattgatcctgaaaggatgaaaggcaaagtcaactttagcaaaatttgaactcagaatgtatcaatgggcaaaatattgctaagcatttcgcccagcatgctaacgattctgtcagatcaccaccttaataataataataataatcctttctactataggcacaaggcttggaatttgtggggaggtggatagtcaatcacatcaacctcagtacttgactagcacttaatttaatcgacactaaaaggatgaaaggcaaaactgacctcagcagaatttgaactcagaatgtaaagacagacaaaatgccagaaagcattttgcccagtgtgctaaccattctgccagctcaccaccttaataataataacaataataatgataataatactttctacactcacggagtggttggcatttggaagggcatccagcaatagaaacattgccagatcagactgggcctggtgcagccttctggcttcccagaccccagttgaaccgtccaacccatgctagtatggaaagcggacgctaaacgatgatgatgaatggaagCACAAGGCACCACATTTGGGGGAAGAGATTAAGCTGCTTACATTgggcccagtgctcaactgatacttattccatcaaatccagatggatgaaatg encodes the following:
- the LOC115219728 gene encoding stress response protein NST1 isoform X5, whose product is MVIKVYISNITCNNKQRKCQQLILNKLTAEKIDFVQIDITDPRYASERTLMRENSKAKTEGAVPVPPQVFNESEYCGDYDAFADALETQNLWHFLKLDYVLYREQKEFQDQMKQKIVDDDLLTGFTKDGESEKQDEGQEKDNKEDGSVAEAKESEGEKEEAEKTEASDEAAEEKKDATEEKSDDKETEEIKAEEEQIIVEQSEATETVRKLDVNLDDNNDGKEVDVNLADTETIMSNDEDSKETAEDGSKPGDFEEDAEKSFPVGENEAILKSEVCETVNRSLTENKHFDDRSDRSEDDCVEEGSDRALHDRTVVGSDRAEDDSVVEVSDRSIDDSIGERSGNVSNDEIVEEIDRTGNENTVEGYNNSIEECLVNKSDSDADNCKMEVSGENFNDRTVEGSFSDVNDTTGEVDLREERFDRASVDSEEEAPDRVLGENTIEEETGRTSDYEKAKESSDSEKETPDKVGSSENEEEVAAKFEGKETGDTDVDLSDGEDSREQGQINNEECVDGVKFVTLEDDQAENNTTAASEDGDTSTKTGDTILFEEESVKANESIITKEEFCDGDSEAEEKAVKEEEKEMVKDEENEEKKDEESEKKDVESEEKKDEESKEKIDEESEEKKDEESKEKIDEESEEKKDEEKAEVKEEEEEKKDDETEKETEKEKEEETNKEAEEEKSEETEEQE
- the LOC115219728 gene encoding glutamic acid-rich protein isoform X1, coding for MVIKVYISNITCNNKQRKCQQLILNKLTAEKIDFVQIDITDPRYASERTLMRENSKAKTEGAVPVPPQVFNESEYCGDYDAFADALETQNLWHFLKLDYVLYREQVLNNFESIPEYIDPDEDPEEKEFQDQMKQKIVDDDLLTGFTKDGESEKQDEGQEKDNKEDGSVAEAKESEGEKEEAEKTEASDEAAEEKKDATEEKSDDKETEEIKAEEEQIIVEQSEATETVRKLDVNLDDNNDGKEVDVNLADTETIMSNDEDSKETAEDGSKPGDFEEDAEKSFPVGENEAILKSEVCETVNRSLTENKHFDDRSDRSEDDCVEEGSDRALHDRTVVGSDRAEDDSVVEVSDRSIDDSIGERSGNVSNDEIVEEIDRTGNENTVEGYNNSIEECLVNKSDSDADNCKMEVSGENFNDRTVEGSFSDVNDTTGEVDLREERFDRASVDSEEEAPDRVLGENTIEEETGRTSDYEKAKESSDSEKETPDKVGSSENEEEVAAKFEGKETGDTDVDLSDGEDSREQGQINNEECVDGVKFVTLEDDQAENNTTAASEDGDTSTKTGDTILFEEESVKANESIITKEEFCDGDSEAEEKAVKEEEKEMVKDEENEEKKDEESEKKDVESEEKKDEESKEKIDEESEEKKDEESKEKIDEESEEKKDEEKAEVKEEEEEKKDDETEKETEKEKEEETNKEAEEEKSEETEEQE
- the LOC115219728 gene encoding glutamic acid-rich protein isoform X6, with translation MVIKVYISNITCNNKQRKCQQLILNKLTAEKIDFVQIDITDPRYASERTLMRENSKAKTEGAVPVPPQVFNESEYCGDYDAFADALETQNLWHFLKLKEFQDQMKQKIVDDDLLTGFTKDGESEKQDEGQEKDNKEDGSVAEAKESEGEKEEAEKTEASDEAAEEKKDATEEKSDDKETEEIKAEEEQIIVEQSEATETVRKLDVNLDDNNDGKEVDVNLADTETIMSNDEDSKETAEDGSKPGDFEEDAEKSFPVGENEAILKSEVCETVNRSLTENKHFDDRSDRSEDDCVEEGSDRALHDRTVVGSDRAEDDSVVEVSDRSIDDSIGERSGNVSNDEIVEEIDRTGNENTVEGYNNSIEECLVNKSDSDADNCKMEVSGENFNDRTVEGSFSDVNDTTGEVDLREERFDRASVDSEEEAPDRVLGENTIEEETGRTSDYEKAKESSDSEKETPDKVGSSENEEEVAAKFEGKETGDTDVDLSDGEDSREQGQINNEECVDGVKFVTLEDDQAENNTTAASEDGDTSTKTGDTILFEEESVKANESIITKEEFCDGDSEAEEKAVKEEEKEMVKDEENEEKKDEESEKKDVESEEKKDEESKEKIDEESEEKKDEESKEKIDEESEEKKDEEKAEVKEEEEEKKDDETEKETEKEKEEETNKEAEEEKSEETEEQE
- the LOC115219728 gene encoding midasin isoform X7; its protein translation is MVIKVYISNITCNNKQRKCQQLILNKLTAEKIDFVQIDITDPRYASERTLMRENSKAKTEGAVPVPPQVFNESEYCGDYDAFADALETQNLWHFLKLDYVLYREQVLNNFESIPEYIDPDEDPEEKEFQDQMKQKIVDDDLLTGFTKDGESEKQDEGQEKDNKEDGSVAEAKESEGEKEEAEKTEASDEAAEEKKDATEEKSDDKETEEIKAEEEQIIVEQSEATETVRKLDVNLDDNNDGKEVDVNLADTETIMSNDEDSKETAEDGSKPGDFEEDAEKSFPVGENEAILKSEVCETVNRSLTENKHFDDRSDRSEDDCVEEGSDRALHDRTVVGSDRAEDDSVVEVSDRSIDDSIGERSGNVSNDEIVEEIDRTGNENTVEGYNNSIEECLVNKSDSDADNCKMEVSGENFNDRTVEGSFSDVNDTTGEVDLREERFDRASVDSEEEAPDRVLGENTIEEETGRTSDYEKAKESSDSEKETPDKVGSSENEEEVAAKFEGKETGDTDVDLSDGEDSREQGQINNEECVDGVKFVTLEDDQAENNTTAASEDGDTSTKTGDTILFEEESVKANESIITKEEFCDGDSEKSEETEEQE
- the LOC115219728 gene encoding glutamic acid-rich protein isoform X2, whose translation is MVIKVYISNITCNNKQRKCQQLILNKLTAEKIDFVQIDITDPRYASERTLMRENSKAKTEGAVPVPPQVFNESEYCGDYDAFADALETQNLWHFLKLDYVLYREQEYIDPDEDPEEKEFQDQMKQKIVDDDLLTGFTKDGESEKQDEGQEKDNKEDGSVAEAKESEGEKEEAEKTEASDEAAEEKKDATEEKSDDKETEEIKAEEEQIIVEQSEATETVRKLDVNLDDNNDGKEVDVNLADTETIMSNDEDSKETAEDGSKPGDFEEDAEKSFPVGENEAILKSEVCETVNRSLTENKHFDDRSDRSEDDCVEEGSDRALHDRTVVGSDRAEDDSVVEVSDRSIDDSIGERSGNVSNDEIVEEIDRTGNENTVEGYNNSIEECLVNKSDSDADNCKMEVSGENFNDRTVEGSFSDVNDTTGEVDLREERFDRASVDSEEEAPDRVLGENTIEEETGRTSDYEKAKESSDSEKETPDKVGSSENEEEVAAKFEGKETGDTDVDLSDGEDSREQGQINNEECVDGVKFVTLEDDQAENNTTAASEDGDTSTKTGDTILFEEESVKANESIITKEEFCDGDSEAEEKAVKEEEKEMVKDEENEEKKDEESEKKDVESEEKKDEESKEKIDEESEEKKDEESKEKIDEESEEKKDEEKAEVKEEEEEKKDDETEKETEKEKEEETNKEAEEEKSEETEEQE
- the LOC115219728 gene encoding DNA ligase 1 isoform X4 is translated as MVIKVYISNITCNNKQRKCQQLILNKLTAEKIDFVQIDITDPRYASERTLMRENSKAKTEGAVPVPPQVFNESEYCGDYDAFADALETQNLWHFLKLEYIDPDEDPEEKEFQDQMKQKIVDDDLLTGFTKDGESEKQDEGQEKDNKEDGSVAEAKESEGEKEEAEKTEASDEAAEEKKDATEEKSDDKETEEIKAEEEQIIVEQSEATETVRKLDVNLDDNNDGKEVDVNLADTETIMSNDEDSKETAEDGSKPGDFEEDAEKSFPVGENEAILKSEVCETVNRSLTENKHFDDRSDRSEDDCVEEGSDRALHDRTVVGSDRAEDDSVVEVSDRSIDDSIGERSGNVSNDEIVEEIDRTGNENTVEGYNNSIEECLVNKSDSDADNCKMEVSGENFNDRTVEGSFSDVNDTTGEVDLREERFDRASVDSEEEAPDRVLGENTIEEETGRTSDYEKAKESSDSEKETPDKVGSSENEEEVAAKFEGKETGDTDVDLSDGEDSREQGQINNEECVDGVKFVTLEDDQAENNTTAASEDGDTSTKTGDTILFEEESVKANESIITKEEFCDGDSEAEEKAVKEEEKEMVKDEENEEKKDEESEKKDVESEEKKDEESKEKIDEESEEKKDEESKEKIDEESEEKKDEEKAEVKEEEEEKKDDETEKETEKEKEEETNKEAEEEKSEETEEQE
- the LOC115219728 gene encoding stress response protein NST1 isoform X3 — encoded protein: MVIKVYISNITCNNKQRKCQQLILNKLTAEKIDFVQIDITDPRYASERTLMRENSKAKTEGAVPVPPQVFNESEYCGDYDAFADALETQNLWHFLKLDYVLYREQVLNNFESIPKEFQDQMKQKIVDDDLLTGFTKDGESEKQDEGQEKDNKEDGSVAEAKESEGEKEEAEKTEASDEAAEEKKDATEEKSDDKETEEIKAEEEQIIVEQSEATETVRKLDVNLDDNNDGKEVDVNLADTETIMSNDEDSKETAEDGSKPGDFEEDAEKSFPVGENEAILKSEVCETVNRSLTENKHFDDRSDRSEDDCVEEGSDRALHDRTVVGSDRAEDDSVVEVSDRSIDDSIGERSGNVSNDEIVEEIDRTGNENTVEGYNNSIEECLVNKSDSDADNCKMEVSGENFNDRTVEGSFSDVNDTTGEVDLREERFDRASVDSEEEAPDRVLGENTIEEETGRTSDYEKAKESSDSEKETPDKVGSSENEEEVAAKFEGKETGDTDVDLSDGEDSREQGQINNEECVDGVKFVTLEDDQAENNTTAASEDGDTSTKTGDTILFEEESVKANESIITKEEFCDGDSEAEEKAVKEEEKEMVKDEENEEKKDEESEKKDVESEEKKDEESKEKIDEESEEKKDEESKEKIDEESEEKKDEEKAEVKEEEEEKKDDETEKETEKEKEEETNKEAEEEKSEETEEQE